One Parvularculales bacterium DNA window includes the following coding sequences:
- the fabA gene encoding 3-hydroxyacyl-[acyl-carrier-protein] dehydratase FabA, whose translation MTASQPYPSSFNKDALLECGHGNLFGPNNAQLPLPPMLMFDRITEISHNGGDNDKGYMKAEMDNHPDLWFYDCHFRGDPVMPGCLGVDALWQLLGFFLAWAGGKGRGRALGVGEIKFINMINPETEKIEYHVHMKRVIMRRLVVGVGDGLLIADGETVYTATDLKVGLFTSDTVS comes from the coding sequence ATGACCGCATCCCAACCCTATCCTTCTAGTTTTAATAAAGACGCCCTGCTTGAGTGCGGTCATGGAAACCTATTCGGCCCCAACAATGCCCAACTGCCCCTGCCACCTATGTTGATGTTTGATCGCATTACAGAAATCAGCCACAATGGCGGCGATAACGACAAGGGGTATATGAAGGCCGAGATGGATAATCACCCTGACTTATGGTTTTACGATTGCCATTTTCGTGGTGATCCGGTTATGCCCGGGTGCTTAGGTGTTGATGCTTTGTGGCAGCTTTTGGGATTTTTTCTGGCTTGGGCGGGAGGCAAAGGCCGAGGACGTGCGTTGGGGGTTGGAGAAATCAAATTTATCAACATGATAAATCCTGAAACTGAAAAAATAGAATATCATGTTCACATGAAGAGAGTCATAATGAGGCGTCTGGTTGTTGGAGTTGGCGATGGCCTCTTGATTGCCGATGGCGAAACGGTATACACCGCCACTGACCTCAAGGTTGGGCTGTTTACCTCCGATACTGTTTCCTAA
- the fabB gene encoding beta-ketoacyl-ACP synthase I, giving the protein MRRVAVTGMGIVSCIGNNSQEVLASLREGRSGITAADDHKEYGFRSQVHGRPTLAIEEVVDRRARRFMGDGAAWNYVAMEQAIQDAGLENGDIQNERTGMVMGSGGPSVSTIVQAADTTREKGPKKVSPMAVPKAMSSTNSATLATPFGIHGVNYSISSACATSTHCIGNAAELIQWGKQDVMFAGGGESLDWALSVMFDAMGAMSSNYNDTPSTASRAYDKNRDGFVIAGGAGVLILEELERAKARGAKIYAEVAGYGATSDGHDMVQPSGEGGVRCMKMAMANLDQPVDYINPHATSTPVGDVIEIDGLREVFGDDMPPISATKSLTGHSLGAAGVQEAIYSLLMMNNSFICPSAHIEEMDPAFTDIPIIQSRCDDVRIDCILSNSFGFGGTNGTLVFTRYD; this is encoded by the coding sequence ATGAGACGAGTCGCCGTAACAGGTATGGGAATTGTATCTTGCATTGGCAATAACTCTCAGGAAGTGCTGGCAAGCCTCCGAGAAGGTCGCTCTGGCATTACCGCCGCCGATGATCATAAAGAGTATGGCTTTCGCAGTCAGGTTCACGGTCGCCCAACGCTGGCCATAGAAGAGGTCGTTGATCGTCGTGCTCGTCGCTTTATGGGGGACGGTGCTGCTTGGAATTATGTGGCCATGGAGCAAGCTATCCAAGATGCCGGTCTTGAAAATGGTGATATTCAAAATGAGCGCACCGGCATGGTGATGGGTTCCGGGGGCCCCTCAGTGAGTACTATTGTTCAAGCTGCCGATACAACCCGTGAAAAAGGCCCAAAAAAAGTAAGCCCCATGGCAGTGCCCAAAGCCATGTCCAGCACAAATTCAGCCACCCTTGCAACGCCGTTTGGTATTCATGGTGTTAATTATTCCATTTCATCTGCATGTGCTACGTCAACCCACTGCATTGGCAATGCCGCTGAACTCATCCAATGGGGCAAGCAGGATGTTATGTTTGCCGGTGGGGGAGAAAGTTTGGACTGGGCACTCTCTGTCATGTTTGATGCTATGGGGGCTATGTCATCTAACTACAATGATACACCGTCTACCGCTAGTCGTGCTTATGACAAAAATCGTGATGGTTTTGTTATTGCAGGCGGAGCGGGAGTTCTTATTTTGGAGGAGCTTGAGCGTGCCAAAGCACGGGGGGCTAAAATATATGCTGAAGTTGCAGGCTATGGCGCTACGTCAGATGGTCACGACATGGTGCAGCCCAGTGGCGAGGGGGGTGTGCGATGCATGAAGATGGCCATGGCCAATTTAGACCAGCCTGTTGATTATATTAACCCTCATGCCACCTCCACACCGGTGGGAGATGTTATAGAAATTGATGGATTACGGGAAGTCTTTGGCGATGACATGCCGCCCATTAGTGCGACAAAATCCTTAACCGGACACTCTCTTGGGGCGGCAGGCGTTCAAGAGGCTATTTATTCTCTTTTGATGATGAATAATAGTTTCATTTGCCCCTCAGCTCATATTGAAGAAATGGACCCAGCGTTTACAGATATTCCTATTATTCAATCGCGATGTGATGATGTGCGCATTGATTGTATACTCTCGAATAGTTTTGGTTTTGGTGGCACTAACGGAACGCTAGTCTTTACGCGCTATGACTAA
- a CDS encoding SDR family oxidoreductase — protein sequence MSPPSPLMAGRRGLVMGVANDHSIAWGIAQLLASHGAEMAFTYQGDALLRRVKPLAESLNAPLILPCDVTNDNDLDQLLSTLEREWQTLDFVVHAIAWSGKDQLQGAYINTDRDSFLKTMDISCYSLTAIAQRIAPLMTGETGGGIITLSYGGSERVMPSYNVMGVAKAALESSVRYLAADLGPQGVRINAISAGPVRTLSGAAVAGARRVAKWSQRHAALPDVTIEPDHVAGAALYLLSDLSTRVTGEVLYVDAGYRTMGMPRGDSLATLTDDA from the coding sequence ATGTCCCCCCCCAGCCCCCTAATGGCGGGGCGGCGAGGCCTTGTTATGGGGGTTGCTAATGACCATTCCATTGCGTGGGGTATTGCACAGTTGCTTGCCAGCCACGGAGCCGAAATGGCTTTTACCTATCAGGGTGACGCTTTGTTGCGGCGCGTTAAACCTTTAGCTGAAAGCCTTAACGCTCCTCTTATCTTGCCGTGCGATGTAACCAACGATAATGATTTGGATCAACTCTTGAGCACCCTTGAAAGAGAATGGCAAACGTTAGATTTTGTAGTGCACGCCATTGCGTGGTCCGGGAAAGATCAACTCCAAGGGGCTTATATCAATACTGATAGAGATAGTTTTCTCAAAACTATGGATATATCCTGCTATTCCCTAACGGCTATAGCACAACGCATAGCACCCTTAATGACGGGCGAGACAGGGGGGGGAATAATCACGCTCAGCTACGGAGGCAGTGAGCGTGTCATGCCCAGCTACAACGTCATGGGGGTCGCTAAGGCTGCTCTTGAATCTAGCGTGCGATATTTGGCTGCGGACTTAGGTCCGCAAGGTGTGCGCATTAATGCTATTTCGGCAGGGCCAGTGCGCACCTTGTCGGGGGCAGCCGTTGCCGGAGCACGTAGAGTTGCCAAATGGAGCCAACGCCATGCAGCTTTACCGGACGTTACAATCGAGCCTGACCATGTAGCCGGAGCCGCTCTTTATTTGCTCAGCGACTTATCAACCAGGGTAACCGGTGAAGTTTTATATGTAGATGCCGGATACCGCACCATGGGGATGCCCCGCGGAGACAGTCTAGCTACCTTGACAGACGATGCCTAG
- the pnp gene encoding polyribonucleotide nucleotidyltransferase, with protein MFDVVREELDWGGRPLVIETGKIARQADGAAVVTYGDTTVLATVVAERQPRVGANFFPLTVNYQEKTYAAGKIPGGYFKREGRPSEKETLVSRLIDRPIRPLFAKEFKNDTQVIAMVLSHDLENDPDIVAMVATSAALTFSGIPFLGPIGAARVGYMDGDFVLNPTIGQVMESDLDLVVAGVRDAVLMVESEAKELSEENMLGAVMFGHRSMQPVIEAIVRMAKTCAKPPREVEAVDYRDLVVKIRTLAEENLKSAYTIADKKERQSAVAQVRDTVLASLGEPAYADGHDPVASEVFGKLEKDVVRTAILDNKRRIDGRDLETVRPISCEVGILPRAHGSALFTRGETQALVVTTLGTSEDEQFVDGLDKTYREHFLLHYNFPPYSVGETGRVGFTGRREVGHGKLAWRALRAMLPGHADFPYTMRVVSEITESNGSSSMATVCGGSLAVMDAGVPLGRPVAGIAMGLIKEGDRFAVLSDILGDEDHLGDMDFKVAGTDIGVTALQMDIKITGITEDVMSQALSQAKQGRMHILSEMNRTLGTAREEMGEYVPRIEVINVPVDKIRDVIGSGGKVVREIVETTGAKVDISDDGAIKVASSDPEVIKAAINWIKSIVAEPEVGTIYEGRVVKVMDFGAFVNFFGRRDGLVHISQLASYRVNKVTDIVNEGDTVKVKLLGFDDRGKIRLSMKVVDQETGEEMSGEDHPPRRGRENN; from the coding sequence ATGTTTGACGTAGTGCGTGAAGAATTAGATTGGGGTGGTAGGCCTCTTGTAATTGAAACGGGGAAAATAGCCCGTCAAGCGGATGGTGCCGCTGTGGTCACCTATGGTGATACAACAGTTTTGGCGACAGTGGTGGCAGAGCGCCAGCCTAGAGTGGGAGCAAATTTCTTTCCTCTTACAGTGAATTATCAGGAAAAAACCTATGCGGCTGGGAAAATCCCTGGCGGTTATTTCAAGCGCGAGGGACGCCCTTCAGAAAAAGAAACACTGGTCTCACGGTTGATTGACAGGCCCATTCGTCCTTTGTTTGCTAAGGAGTTCAAAAACGATACTCAGGTGATAGCCATGGTGTTGTCTCATGATCTAGAAAATGATCCTGACATTGTGGCTATGGTGGCAACCTCTGCGGCGCTGACCTTTTCCGGCATTCCTTTTTTAGGGCCAATCGGGGCGGCTCGTGTTGGCTACATGGATGGTGATTTTGTCTTAAATCCCACTATAGGTCAGGTAATGGAGAGTGATCTTGATTTGGTTGTAGCTGGGGTGAGAGATGCTGTGTTGATGGTTGAATCGGAAGCTAAAGAATTGTCTGAAGAGAATATGTTGGGGGCGGTTATGTTTGGGCATCGCTCTATGCAGCCGGTAATTGAGGCAATTGTTCGTATGGCTAAGACGTGCGCTAAGCCGCCTCGTGAAGTAGAGGCGGTAGACTATAGAGATTTGGTGGTGAAAATACGTACCTTAGCCGAAGAGAACTTGAAGAGCGCTTATACTATTGCTGATAAAAAAGAGCGGCAAAGTGCTGTAGCTCAAGTGCGCGATACGGTGCTGGCATCTCTTGGTGAGCCGGCATATGCTGATGGGCATGACCCTGTGGCTAGTGAGGTGTTTGGCAAGTTGGAAAAGGATGTTGTCCGCACCGCTATTCTGGATAACAAACGGCGCATTGATGGTCGCGACCTTGAAACAGTACGCCCCATAAGTTGTGAGGTTGGTATTTTGCCTCGTGCCCATGGCAGCGCGTTGTTTACCCGTGGTGAGACCCAAGCATTGGTGGTTACCACGTTGGGCACCAGTGAAGATGAGCAATTTGTAGATGGGTTGGATAAGACCTATAGGGAGCATTTTCTACTTCATTATAATTTCCCCCCCTATTCGGTTGGTGAAACAGGGCGAGTAGGATTTACGGGTCGTCGCGAGGTGGGTCATGGCAAATTGGCTTGGCGGGCGTTGCGGGCCATGTTGCCGGGCCATGCAGATTTTCCCTACACTATGCGGGTGGTCTCTGAGATAACAGAGTCCAACGGGTCATCATCCATGGCAACCGTTTGCGGTGGATCACTAGCCGTGATGGATGCGGGTGTGCCGTTGGGACGGCCAGTAGCTGGTATAGCCATGGGGCTGATTAAGGAAGGAGATCGCTTTGCGGTTCTCTCTGACATTCTAGGCGATGAAGATCATCTAGGCGATATGGACTTCAAAGTGGCTGGCACTGACATAGGTGTTACGGCACTACAGATGGATATAAAAATAACCGGCATCACGGAAGATGTTATGTCTCAGGCTCTTAGTCAGGCAAAACAAGGCCGGATGCATATACTCTCAGAAATGAATCGCACTCTTGGTACGGCCCGTGAGGAAATGGGTGAATATGTGCCGCGCATTGAGGTGATTAATGTGCCGGTCGATAAAATCCGTGATGTAATAGGTTCTGGTGGCAAGGTGGTTCGGGAGATTGTGGAGACTACAGGAGCTAAAGTGGATATTTCCGATGATGGGGCCATTAAAGTGGCCTCTAGCGATCCGGAAGTGATTAAGGCCGCAATTAATTGGATTAAATCCATTGTGGCAGAGCCTGAAGTTGGCACCATTTATGAAGGCCGTGTGGTTAAGGTTATGGATTTCGGAGCTTTCGTGAACTTCTTTGGCCGCCGGGATGGACTAGTGCATATCTCTCAGTTGGCATCCTATCGAGTCAATAAGGTGACGGATATCGTCAATGAGGGCGACACGGTGAAGGTTAAATTGTTAGGCTTTGATGATAGGGGTAAGATTCGCCTGTCTATGAAAGTTGTAGATCAAGAAACTGGTGAGGAAATGTCTGGCGAAGACCACCCTCCCCGTCGTGGCCGCGAAAACAATTAA
- the rpsO gene encoding 30S ribosomal protein S15, which yields MSITPERKQDIIKEYARADKDTGSPEVQVAILTDRIKTLTGHFKSHAKDNHSRRGLLKMVSKRRKLLDYVKSRDVARYEALVERLGLRR from the coding sequence ATGTCTATTACACCTGAAAGAAAACAAGACATAATAAAAGAATATGCGCGAGCTGATAAAGATACAGGTTCACCAGAGGTGCAGGTCGCCATTTTGACAGATCGCATCAAAACCCTGACCGGGCATTTCAAATCTCACGCTAAGGATAATCATTCGAGGCGCGGTCTTTTGAAGATGGTAAGCAAGAGGCGCAAACTATTGGACTATGTAAAGTCACGCGATGTCGCGCGTTATGAGGCTCTCGTTGAACGGTTGGGATTAAGGCGCTAG
- the truB gene encoding tRNA pseudouridine(55) synthase TruB: MRRQNKCEPITGWVVVDKPGGSTSTAVVGKVRCLFKAAKAGHGGTLDPLATGILPVALGEATKVMRFVTRFDKTYQFTVRWGQETDTDDVMGKIISESNKRPHREEIVAALGSFDEVLAQIPPRYSAVWVQGRRAYDLARQGIDTELAPRSVQFMGGKVLSMVSADETEMEVTCGTGFYIRALARDLGRMLGTYGHVTALRRTRLGIFDESHSIPLDKLVALGHSETKTLDLVACLKPLSAVLVGVPTLTVSDGDAARLRQGQAVVLRSCDAPAQSGEVVAVVAGNPVALVDYECGEMKPSRVFNNAG, from the coding sequence ATGAGACGGCAGAATAAATGTGAGCCTATTACTGGCTGGGTCGTTGTGGACAAGCCAGGGGGCTCCACTTCTACGGCGGTGGTGGGCAAGGTACGTTGTCTCTTTAAGGCGGCAAAGGCGGGTCATGGGGGAACGCTTGATCCTTTGGCGACCGGTATTTTGCCGGTTGCTTTGGGAGAGGCTACTAAAGTCATGCGGTTTGTGACGAGGTTCGATAAGACCTATCAGTTTACGGTACGTTGGGGGCAGGAAACGGATACCGATGATGTCATGGGAAAAATTATATCTGAAAGTAATAAGCGGCCCCACAGAGAAGAGATTGTAGCCGCTCTTGGCAGTTTTGACGAAGTGTTGGCTCAGATCCCACCGCGGTATTCGGCGGTTTGGGTGCAGGGGCGTCGGGCGTATGACTTGGCACGTCAGGGGATAGACACAGAGTTAGCACCTCGTTCTGTCCAGTTTATGGGCGGTAAGGTGCTGTCCATGGTTTCAGCGGACGAAACTGAAATGGAAGTGACTTGTGGCACAGGGTTTTATATTCGGGCGTTAGCGCGGGATTTGGGGCGGATGTTGGGTACTTATGGCCATGTGACGGCATTGCGTCGCACCAGATTGGGCATTTTTGATGAGTCTCATTCAATTCCGCTGGATAAGTTGGTCGCGTTGGGCCATAGTGAGACGAAGACGCTGGACTTGGTTGCTTGTTTGAAGCCGCTTTCTGCGGTTCTTGTGGGTGTGCCGACCTTGACAGTCAGCGATGGGGATGCGGCGCGCCTCAGGCAAGGACAAGCGGTTGTGTTGCGCAGTTGCGATGCGCCGGCTCAAAGCGGTGAGGTGGTAGCGGTTGTTGCAGGGAATCCGGTGGCATTAGTAGATTATGAATGCGGTGAAATGAAACCTTCGCGGGTTTTCAATAATGCTGGGTGA
- the rbfA gene encoding 30S ribosome-binding factor RbfA has translation MTRRFTSSASVGAPSQRCLRVGELLRQVLCEIVRSGSLYDRVLEKANITITEVRVSPDLKNATVFVITLGGHHVEEAVAALMRVRGALRYELGCRIRLKNTPALSFVVDRSFENVEKMNRLLASTYADTASETGQ, from the coding sequence ATGACGAGAAGATTTACGTCCAGTGCTTCCGTTGGAGCACCAAGCCAGAGATGTTTACGGGTTGGCGAATTGTTGCGTCAGGTGCTGTGCGAGATTGTGCGCTCGGGTAGTCTTTATGACCGTGTATTGGAAAAAGCAAACATAACCATTACGGAAGTACGGGTTAGTCCTGACTTAAAAAACGCCACAGTTTTTGTCATTACCCTTGGTGGTCATCATGTAGAAGAAGCAGTAGCGGCGTTGATGCGTGTGCGAGGTGCGTTACGGTATGAATTGGGGTGCCGTATTCGTCTTAAAAACACACCAGCACTTTCTTTTGTGGTAGATCGCTCGTTTGAGAATGTAGAAAAGATGAATCGCCTGTTGGCCTCAACATACGCAGATACGGCCAGTGAGACAGGGCAATGA
- the infB gene encoding translation initiation factor IF-2, giving the protein MTDSDDRESKTGGGRRTLKAQTDGSQVQQSFSRGRSKSVVVEKKRRRTVVVSKSSSMDAKSKEAIATPAPEPKKSVSSKGGTLSPTPAVRAERYRDTPKRASSIENTIENITPEGAGEGARPGVVLRTLTAEEKKARASALDQARIREAEDRRKAEEARVREQEESVRREREAAEASHREEEEARRKAEEETARQAAEMEAARRLKASDSNEGVDTDSEGGSGRGRRDERASPRKPSQGRREERPRRAGKLTIANALKDDSRQRSMAAIRRHREREKKQALKASGVEMPTKKVSREVVIPEVITIQELANRMAERAVDIIKILMQQGTMAKINDVIDSDTAQLIAEELGHKVVRVAESDVEEGLGGEEDNPEDIVSRAPVVTIMGHVDHGKTSLLDILRRTDIAAGEAGGITQHIGAYQVTLEGGTRITFLDTPGHEVFTSMRARGTMVTDIVILVVAADDGVMPQTIESINHALAAGVPIIVALNKMDKPEADPDKVRGELLQHGVITEAGGGAVLCVEVSAETGDGVDKLTEAVLLQAEILELKANPTRTADGVIIDARLDRGRGQVATVLVQRGTLRAGDIFVAGAEWGRVRTLIDDKGEAVKEAYPSMPVEVLGMNGMPVSGDQFHVVENEARAREITEYRQRQLRERRAGNVVRGSLASLMNQVGKKESCELPVVIKADAQGSGEAIAQGLDRLGAGSDEVKVRVIHVGAGGITESDVALASASEGLILAFNVRPNALAREAAQKAGVDVRCYSVIYELIDDMRKVMSGFLEPEMRENVIGKAAVLETFTVSKAGRVAGCQVREGSVRRGTHVRLIRDDTVVHQGALATLKRFTDDVAEVATGQECGISLENYQDVKQGDVIECFEVERIERSL; this is encoded by the coding sequence ATGACAGATTCTGATGATAGAGAAAGTAAAACAGGCGGTGGGCGGCGCACTTTAAAAGCGCAAACGGACGGCAGTCAGGTGCAACAAAGTTTTTCACGTGGGCGCTCCAAATCTGTGGTGGTGGAAAAAAAGCGTCGTCGCACGGTTGTTGTCTCTAAATCGTCATCTATGGATGCTAAGTCCAAAGAGGCGATTGCAACACCAGCACCGGAACCGAAAAAATCAGTTTCCTCTAAGGGAGGTACGCTTTCGCCGACACCAGCAGTGCGGGCTGAGCGCTATCGGGATACTCCTAAACGGGCATCATCCATAGAAAATACAATAGAAAATATCACACCAGAAGGAGCAGGAGAGGGAGCCAGGCCCGGCGTTGTGCTGCGGACACTAACGGCTGAGGAAAAAAAAGCACGTGCCTCAGCGTTGGATCAAGCTCGTATCCGAGAAGCAGAAGACCGTCGAAAAGCTGAAGAGGCACGGGTTCGCGAACAAGAAGAAAGTGTACGCCGGGAGCGAGAAGCTGCCGAGGCTAGCCATCGTGAGGAAGAAGAAGCCCGCCGCAAGGCTGAGGAAGAAACCGCCCGACAAGCTGCCGAGATGGAAGCGGCAAGGCGTCTGAAAGCCTCTGATAGCAACGAAGGGGTGGATACCGATAGTGAAGGTGGGTCAGGCCGTGGACGGCGTGATGAGAGAGCCTCGCCCCGCAAGCCCTCTCAGGGTCGCCGGGAAGAGCGTCCCCGCCGTGCGGGCAAATTAACCATCGCTAATGCTCTGAAGGATGATAGTCGTCAGCGTTCTATGGCAGCCATACGTCGCCATCGAGAGCGCGAAAAAAAACAGGCGTTGAAAGCCTCTGGTGTGGAAATGCCTACCAAGAAAGTTTCTCGTGAAGTTGTTATTCCGGAAGTAATTACGATTCAGGAGTTGGCAAACCGCATGGCTGAACGGGCGGTGGATATAATAAAAATTCTAATGCAACAAGGAACTATGGCTAAAATCAATGACGTTATTGATTCAGATACCGCCCAGCTGATTGCCGAAGAATTAGGGCATAAGGTGGTGCGTGTGGCAGAATCTGACGTGGAGGAAGGGCTTGGTGGTGAAGAAGATAACCCAGAAGATATAGTTTCCCGCGCACCGGTTGTGACCATCATGGGTCATGTTGACCACGGCAAAACATCTCTTTTGGACATCCTGCGACGCACGGATATAGCGGCAGGAGAAGCAGGCGGCATTACCCAGCACATAGGAGCCTATCAGGTAACCCTTGAGGGTGGTACGCGTATTACATTTCTTGATACGCCAGGCCATGAGGTTTTTACATCCATGCGCGCCCGAGGCACTATGGTAACCGATATTGTCATTCTTGTTGTGGCAGCTGATGACGGAGTCATGCCGCAAACTATAGAATCTATCAATCATGCCCTCGCGGCTGGTGTTCCAATCATTGTAGCCCTTAACAAGATGGACAAGCCGGAGGCTGATCCTGATAAGGTACGTGGTGAATTGTTGCAACATGGCGTGATTACGGAAGCTGGAGGGGGGGCTGTCTTGTGCGTGGAGGTTTCTGCCGAAACTGGTGATGGGGTAGATAAACTTACAGAGGCTGTTTTGTTGCAAGCTGAGATTTTGGAACTAAAAGCCAATCCAACACGCACGGCAGACGGTGTTATTATTGATGCACGGTTGGATAGAGGCCGTGGACAGGTAGCCACCGTGCTGGTGCAACGCGGGACATTGCGGGCTGGTGATATTTTCGTCGCTGGTGCTGAATGGGGGCGGGTGCGCACATTAATAGATGACAAGGGTGAAGCCGTAAAAGAAGCGTATCCTTCTATGCCGGTTGAGGTTTTGGGCATGAATGGAATGCCAGTATCGGGGGATCAATTTCATGTAGTAGAAAATGAAGCTCGAGCCCGTGAAATTACGGAATATCGTCAACGACAACTTCGCGAAAGACGCGCCGGCAATGTTGTACGAGGGTCGTTGGCAAGTTTAATGAATCAGGTGGGCAAAAAAGAAAGCTGCGAACTGCCAGTGGTAATTAAGGCTGATGCTCAAGGCTCTGGTGAGGCGATCGCTCAGGGGTTGGATAGGTTGGGGGCGGGTTCTGATGAAGTGAAGGTTCGTGTCATCCATGTAGGTGCAGGTGGTATTACAGAATCTGATGTAGCGTTAGCCTCTGCAAGTGAAGGGCTCATTTTGGCTTTTAATGTGAGGCCCAATGCATTAGCTCGTGAGGCAGCACAAAAAGCGGGCGTTGATGTTCGGTGTTATTCGGTTATCTATGAACTCATTGATGATATGCGAAAAGTAATGAGCGGCTTTTTGGAACCAGAAATGCGAGAAAATGTTATTGGTAAAGCGGCAGTGTTGGAGACGTTTACTGTCTCTAAAGCGGGTCGGGTTGCGGGCTGTCAGGTTCGTGAGGGCTCAGTGCGCCGTGGTACTCATGTTCGTCTTATTCGTGATGATACAGTCGTTCATCAAGGGGCGTTGGCGACCTTAAAGCGGTTTACGGATGATGTGGCCGAGGTTGCAACGGGCCAAGAATGCGGCATCTCTCTTGAAAATTATCAAGACGTCAAACAGGGCGATGTTATTGAATGTTTTGAGGTAGAACGTATTGAGCGTAGCCTGTAG
- the nusA gene encoding transcription termination factor NusA, giving the protein MAVSANRLELIQIADAVAREKSIDQAIVIDAMEEAIQRAARSRYGSENEIRAEINPKTGEVRLARLLEVVDVVDNDAIQISIDGARVRNPAATVGDWIADDLPPVDFSRIAAQAAKQVIVQKVREAEREQQYEEYKDRVGEIVNGIVKRAEYGNVVVDMGRGEGMMRRDEGLPREMFRTGDRIRAIIYDVRRETHGPQIFLSRTRPEFMAGLFSQEVPEIYDGIIEIRHIARDPGSRAKIAVISNDFSVDPVGACVGMRGSRVQAVVNELQGEKIDIITWADDPATFIVNALAPAAVSKVVMDEDDRCIEVVVPDDQLSLAIGRRGQNVRLASKLSGWTIDILTEAEESERRQKEFAERRDLFMEELDVDSVIAQLLASEGFSTIDEVAFVSPDEITEIEGFDADMVAELQSRAHDCIERRNAEMEEERRSLGVEDSLAEVEGVTLPMLVTFGKNEIRTIEDLAGCASDDLRGWVEFVDGERRREPGILEEFSLEIEDAEALVMNARLAAGWVTAEDLAAMEAEDQEVKESEVEESNGLEGSSSEAAQAEKGESAL; this is encoded by the coding sequence ATGGCAGTAAGCGCAAACAGGCTTGAATTAATACAAATCGCCGATGCAGTTGCACGTGAGAAGTCTATTGATCAGGCGATTGTGATTGATGCTATGGAAGAAGCCATTCAGCGTGCGGCGCGCTCGCGATATGGGTCGGAAAATGAAATTCGCGCAGAGATTAATCCCAAGACCGGTGAGGTGCGTTTAGCACGTCTGCTTGAGGTGGTGGATGTGGTCGACAATGACGCAATACAGATCTCCATTGATGGCGCACGAGTGCGTAATCCGGCGGCAACGGTGGGCGATTGGATTGCAGATGATTTGCCACCGGTTGATTTTAGTCGTATTGCTGCGCAAGCCGCCAAGCAGGTTATTGTGCAGAAGGTGCGTGAGGCCGAGCGTGAGCAACAATACGAAGAATATAAAGACCGTGTCGGTGAAATTGTAAATGGTATTGTTAAGCGAGCCGAATATGGCAATGTAGTAGTAGATATGGGTCGTGGCGAAGGCATGATGCGTCGTGACGAGGGGTTGCCGCGGGAGATGTTTCGCACGGGTGATCGCATTCGCGCTATCATCTATGACGTGCGTCGTGAAACTCATGGGCCGCAGATTTTTCTCTCTCGCACACGTCCGGAGTTTATGGCCGGTTTGTTTTCGCAAGAGGTGCCGGAGATTTACGATGGCATCATAGAAATCCGACACATCGCTCGTGATCCGGGTAGTCGCGCCAAAATTGCCGTCATCTCCAACGATTTCTCCGTTGATCCGGTAGGTGCATGTGTAGGTATGAGAGGCAGTCGTGTCCAAGCGGTGGTCAATGAACTCCAAGGCGAGAAAATCGACATTATCACCTGGGCTGATGATCCAGCGACGTTTATCGTCAATGCGCTAGCACCGGCGGCGGTCTCTAAGGTGGTGATGGACGAAGACGACCGTTGCATTGAAGTGGTGGTCCCTGATGATCAACTCAGTTTGGCCATTGGGCGGCGTGGACAGAATGTGCGACTAGCATCTAAACTCTCTGGTTGGACGATAGATATTCTCACAGAAGCTGAAGAATCAGAGCGCCGTCAAAAAGAATTCGCCGAGCGCCGTGATCTCTTTATGGAAGAACTGGATGTAGACAGCGTCATCGCTCAGCTGTTGGCTTCAGAAGGCTTCAGCACCATTGATGAAGTAGCGTTTGTGTCTCCCGATGAGATTACAGAGATAGAGGGCTTTGATGCAGACATGGTAGCTGAGCTGCAATCGCGGGCGCATGATTGCATAGAACGTCGCAACGCAGAGATGGAAGAAGAACGGCGCTCTTTGGGTGTTGAGGATTCCCTTGCTGAGGTTGAGGGTGTCACGCTACCCATGTTGGTTACGTTCGGAAAAAATGAAATCCGTACGATTGAAGATTTGGCCGGGTGTGCGAGTGATGACTTGAGGGGGTGGGTTGAGTTTGTTGATGGAGAGCGTCGTCGCGAGCCGGGGATTTTGGAAGAGTTTTCCCTTGAGATTGAGGATGCAGAAGCACTTGTGATGAATGCGCGTCTGGCTGCGGGTTGGGTTACGGCGGAAGACTTAGCTGCTATGGAGGCAGAAGACCAAGAGGTAAAAGAGAGTGAGGTAGAAGAGTCAAATGGATTAGAAGGAAGTTCTAGCGAGGCGGCACAAGCAGAAAAAGGCGAGAGCGCGTTATGA